The proteins below come from a single Zhouia spongiae genomic window:
- a CDS encoding sialate O-acetylesterase, which yields MNKRLLILLTMVFFTVEVYSQLSINKIFTDHMVLQRGEPLTIWGKGKPGAELKASFGNKTVTTKVVANGIWSLELPPQKPNRYGQKLRVYSGNEEIVLNNILVGDVWLCVGQSNMEWPLKQEKHFKQEQKYADQPLLRFYNPDFTGKYVYGVTYNDSLLNRLNTDEFYHRTNWEQSNLKSASTMSAVGYYFGSKIIKEQNIPVGLINLAIGGAPIETFIDRNILGNDARFSGKVKGDWLSNDALPEWVRERGTHNVGNVKVIYKDSLGPNHAYKPGFAFESGIKSLTKFPIKGLLWYQGESNAQEPERVTEYKELQKLMLFDYRKRWKNPDMPFYFVQLSSIDTLYYKGQLWPEFRNKQRRFMNETKMTGMAVSSDIGAKNDVHPRDKKNVGERLARWALKGVYKMKVLPSGPLVRKVRYRQGKLYIFFNHAGKGLTTFGKELRGFSLDNLPVKAKIKGRKIIIETTMKPTYVYYGWQPFSKGNLYNKEGLPASSFKQRIR from the coding sequence ATGAATAAAAGACTTTTAATATTACTTACAATGGTATTCTTTACTGTGGAGGTATATAGCCAGCTGTCGATCAATAAGATCTTTACAGACCATATGGTTTTGCAGCGGGGAGAACCATTGACCATATGGGGTAAGGGGAAGCCCGGAGCTGAACTTAAGGCTTCTTTCGGTAATAAAACAGTTACGACTAAAGTAGTGGCAAATGGAATATGGAGTTTGGAGTTGCCACCTCAGAAGCCCAACAGGTACGGGCAAAAGTTAAGAGTGTATTCAGGTAATGAAGAAATAGTACTTAATAACATTCTGGTAGGCGATGTGTGGTTGTGTGTAGGGCAGTCGAATATGGAATGGCCGCTAAAGCAAGAAAAACATTTCAAGCAAGAACAAAAGTATGCCGATCAGCCTTTATTGCGATTTTACAATCCGGACTTTACAGGTAAATATGTTTATGGAGTAACCTATAATGATTCACTTCTCAATCGGTTAAACACAGATGAGTTTTATCATAGAACAAATTGGGAGCAGAGCAATTTAAAGTCAGCTTCGACGATGAGCGCTGTAGGATATTATTTTGGAAGTAAGATCATTAAAGAACAAAATATACCTGTTGGCCTGATTAATTTAGCGATAGGAGGAGCCCCGATTGAAACTTTTATCGATAGAAACATACTGGGGAATGATGCCAGGTTTTCTGGGAAGGTAAAAGGGGATTGGTTAAGTAATGATGCACTTCCGGAATGGGTACGGGAAAGGGGAACTCATAATGTGGGTAATGTAAAAGTCATTTATAAAGACTCATTAGGTCCGAATCATGCCTATAAGCCCGGATTTGCTTTTGAATCGGGAATTAAATCATTAACTAAATTCCCAATTAAGGGACTGCTTTGGTACCAGGGAGAGAGTAATGCTCAGGAACCTGAAAGAGTAACAGAATACAAAGAACTACAGAAATTAATGCTCTTTGATTATCGTAAAAGGTGGAAAAATCCTGATATGCCTTTTTATTTTGTACAGCTTTCATCAATAGACACGCTTTACTATAAGGGCCAGCTATGGCCGGAATTCAGAAACAAACAAAGAAGGTTTATGAATGAAACAAAAATGACAGGTATGGCTGTTTCATCTGATATAGGAGCCAAGAATGATGTTCATCCGCGCGATAAGAAAAATGTCGGAGAAAGACTGGCACGATGGGCATTAAAGGGTGTGTATAAGATGAAAGTACTTCCTTCTGGACCATTGGTAAGAAAGGTCAGGTACAGACAAGGAAAGTTATATATATTCTTTAATCATGCCGGAAAGGGGTTGACAACCTTCGGAAAGGAATTGAGGGGGTTTAGCCTTGATAACCTTCCGGTGAAAGCAAAGATTAAAGGGCGTAAGATCATTATAGAAACAACGATGAAACCAACATATGTTTATTATGGATGGCAACCTTTCAGTAAAGGAAACCTGTATAATAAAGAAGGACTGCCTGCCTCTTCATTTAAACAAAGAATCCGTTAG
- a CDS encoding HsdR family type I site-specific deoxyribonuclease — protein MQQYKTIAESNNFIVLDSYKKFSELNEAPASYQTEADLERELVQDLQHQGYEFVPQINSQERILVNVRMQLQELNNMQFTDKEWQRFVVEYLDKPSDSLTDKSRKIHDNYIYDFVFDDGHIQNIYLVDKKNITRNKLQVISQFEQKGTHANRYDVTVLVNGLPLVQVELKKRGVAIREAFNQVHRYTKESFNTDNSLFKYLQLFVISNGTDSRYFANTVQRDKNSFDFTMNWAKADNALIKDLKDFTITFFEKRTLLNVLLNYSVFDVSDTLLIMRPYQIAATERMLWKIESSFNAKKWSNPESGGYIWHTTGSGKTLTSFKAARLATQLEFIDKVFFVVDRKDLDFQTMKEYQRFSPDSVNGSDSTAGLKRNIEKQDNKIIVTTIQKLNNLMKSENDLDIYQKQVVFIFDEAHRSQFGEAQKNLKKKFKKYYQFGFTGTPIFPENALGAETTASVFGRELHSYVITDAIRDEKVLKFKVDYNDVRPQFKGIETEQDLTKLSAAENKKALLHPVRIKEISQYILKHYRQKTHRTKGGNSGFNAMFAVSSVDAAKCYYEELNNLQQDSDKPLRIATIFSFAANEEQNAIGEIPDETFEPTAMDLSAKEFLTQAINDYNAMFRTSYGVESKEFQNYYRDLAKRVKYKEIDLLIVVGMFLTGFDAPTLNTLFVDKNLRYHGLMQAFSRTNRIYDATKTFGNIVTFRDLEQATIDAITLFGDSSTRNVVLEKSYKEYLEGFTDIATGSARRGYIEVVKELKEKFPDPDAIVTEKDKKEFSKLFGEYLRVENILQNYDEFSNLKAFQDIDINDPEAVEAFKETYFVSDEDIAVMKQIELPAERTIQDYRSTYSDIRDWLRRERKGKEAEESGIDWDEVVFEVDLLKSQEINLDYILELIFEHNKKTKNKSELVEEIRRIIRASVGNRAKESLVVDFINETDLDEIKEKATIIDAFFAYAQGKQKTEATELITDENLNEEVAKRYITASLRREYASENGTELNSILPKMSPLNPQYLTKKQRVFQKISSFVEKFKGVGGQI, from the coding sequence ATGCAACAGTATAAAACCATAGCAGAATCCAACAACTTTATTGTTTTAGATAGCTACAAAAAGTTTTCAGAACTTAACGAAGCGCCTGCAAGCTATCAAACAGAGGCAGATTTAGAAAGAGAATTGGTTCAGGATTTGCAACACCAAGGCTATGAATTTGTGCCGCAAATCAACAGTCAAGAACGTATATTGGTTAATGTGCGTATGCAATTGCAGGAACTTAACAACATGCAATTCACCGATAAGGAATGGCAGCGTTTTGTGGTGGAGTATTTAGATAAACCTAGTGATAGCCTTACGGATAAATCAAGAAAGATACACGATAATTACATCTACGATTTTGTGTTTGATGATGGGCATATTCAAAACATCTATTTAGTAGATAAGAAAAACATCACGCGCAATAAACTACAGGTCATTTCACAGTTTGAGCAAAAGGGTACACATGCCAACCGTTATGATGTTACTGTTTTGGTTAATGGGTTGCCTCTGGTGCAAGTAGAACTAAAAAAACGCGGGGTGGCTATTCGTGAAGCCTTTAATCAGGTACATCGCTATACTAAAGAAAGTTTCAATACAGACAATTCACTATTTAAATATTTACAACTGTTTGTAATTTCAAATGGTACAGACAGCCGCTATTTTGCCAACACCGTACAACGTGATAAAAATAGCTTCGATTTTACCATGAATTGGGCAAAAGCAGATAATGCATTAATAAAGGATTTAAAGGATTTTACCATTACATTTTTTGAAAAGCGAACCCTGCTTAATGTACTGCTTAATTATTCCGTATTTGATGTTAGTGACACGTTACTGATAATGCGTCCGTATCAAATTGCGGCAACAGAACGAATGTTATGGAAAATAGAAAGTTCTTTTAATGCTAAAAAATGGTCTAATCCAGAAAGTGGTGGCTATATATGGCATACTACTGGTTCAGGTAAAACGCTCACCAGTTTTAAAGCAGCAAGATTAGCAACGCAATTGGAGTTTATAGATAAAGTGTTTTTTGTGGTAGACCGTAAAGACTTGGACTTTCAGACCATGAAAGAATACCAACGCTTTTCTCCAGATAGTGTCAATGGTTCTGATAGTACCGCTGGTTTAAAACGCAACATCGAAAAACAGGATAATAAGATTATAGTGACCACCATTCAAAAATTGAATAATCTTATGAAAAGTGAGAACGATTTGGATATCTACCAAAAGCAGGTCGTTTTTATTTTTGATGAAGCACATCGTTCTCAATTTGGTGAAGCACAAAAGAACCTTAAAAAGAAGTTTAAAAAATACTATCAATTTGGGTTTACAGGAACACCTATTTTTCCCGAAAATGCGTTAGGTGCAGAAACTACCGCAAGTGTCTTTGGTCGTGAACTACATTCCTATGTGATTACTGATGCCATAAGAGACGAAAAAGTATTAAAGTTTAAAGTAGACTATAACGATGTTCGCCCACAGTTTAAAGGCATCGAAACAGAACAGGATCTAACTAAATTAAGTGCAGCAGAAAACAAAAAGGCATTGTTGCATCCTGTTCGTATCAAAGAAATTTCACAATACATCTTAAAGCATTACAGACAGAAAACGCATAGAACTAAGGGAGGTAACAGCGGTTTTAATGCCATGTTTGCCGTTAGTAGTGTAGATGCAGCAAAATGTTATTACGAAGAATTAAATAACCTACAACAAGATAGTGATAAGCCATTAAGAATAGCGACTATATTTTCTTTTGCAGCCAATGAAGAACAAAACGCCATAGGTGAAATCCCTGATGAAACTTTTGAACCAACGGCAATGGATTTAAGTGCCAAAGAGTTTTTAACTCAGGCTATCAACGATTATAACGCCATGTTCAGAACCAGTTATGGCGTTGAAAGCAAAGAGTTTCAGAATTACTACAGAGACCTTGCAAAACGCGTTAAGTATAAGGAAATAGACTTATTAATTGTAGTAGGGATGTTTTTAACAGGTTTTGATGCACCAACCCTCAATACATTATTTGTTGACAAAAACCTGCGTTATCACGGCTTAATGCAAGCCTTTTCACGTACCAATCGTATTTACGATGCAACAAAAACCTTTGGGAATATTGTAACCTTTAGAGATTTAGAACAAGCTACTATTGATGCCATTACCCTTTTTGGTGATAGCAGCACAAGAAATGTGGTATTAGAGAAGAGTTATAAAGAATACTTAGAAGGGTTTACAGATATTGCAACAGGTAGTGCACGTCGTGGTTATATTGAAGTAGTTAAGGAATTAAAAGAAAAATTCCCAGACCCTGATGCTATTGTAACAGAGAAGGACAAAAAAGAATTTTCAAAACTATTTGGGGAATATTTACGAGTAGAAAATATACTTCAGAATTATGATGAGTTTTCCAACCTTAAAGCATTCCAGGATATTGATATAAACGACCCGGAAGCTGTGGAAGCATTCAAAGAAACTTATTTTGTTTCAGATGAAGATATTGCCGTAATGAAACAAATTGAATTGCCGGCTGAACGAACCATCCAAGATTATCGCTCTACTTATAGCGACATTCGTGATTGGTTACGACGAGAGCGAAAAGGCAAGGAAGCAGAAGAATCTGGTATCGATTGGGATGAGGTAGTATTTGAAGTCGATTTATTAAAATCACAGGAAATCAACTTAGACTACATTTTGGAATTGATTTTTGAGCATAATAAGAAAACAAAAAACAAATCAGAATTAGTAGAAGAAATAAGACGCATCATTCGTGCAAGTGTTGGGAATAGAGCAAAAGAAAGTTTGGTAGTCGATTTTATCAATGAAACAGATTTAGATGAAATAAAAGAAAAAGCAACAATCATTGATGCGTTCTTCGCGTATGCTCAAGGCAAACAGAAAACAGAAGCAACCGAATTAATTACAGATGAAAATTTAAATGAAGAAGTAGCGAAGCGTTATATCACAGCCTCATTAAGACGTGAATACGCCAGCGAGAACGGCACAGAACTAAATTCCATATTACCAAAAATGAGTCCATTAAACCCACAATACCTAACTAAAAAGCAAAGAGTATTCCAAAAGATTTCATCCTTTGTCGAGAAGTTTAAAGGTGTGGGTGGGCAAATATGA
- a CDS encoding AAA family ATPase, whose protein sequence is MSQSLTEIARGLLASTKKEGKKQAKIQLIYAFNGTGKTRLSRKFKELIAPKNSEEDTGEQEASGIKIMYYNAFTEDLFYWDNDLPNDRERKLLVHSNGFTDLALGFLKDESQDGNIISNFQHYTTSKITPSFNDDFSEITFAYQGGGDNSEQNIKISKGEESNFIWCVFYSLIEHIVQLLKENEDERSSDKFNDLEYIFIDDPVSSLDDNHLIELAVDLATLIKNAKETNLKFIVSTHNPLFYNVLFNELNRVGNTRRYRFQKLNDGTYLLEDSKDSPFSYHVFLLDELKNVVSTRNLYKYHFNLLRNVLEKTSTYLGYNHWEDLIKLYVSAEEISVAIRLINLYSHSKFSGDEMSTIQESEKDIFIKVFNQFLLKHSFKLQLTESSGTETEIRQSEHATV, encoded by the coding sequence ATGAGTCAATCATTAACTGAAATTGCAAGAGGATTATTAGCATCAACAAAGAAGGAAGGAAAAAAACAAGCTAAGATTCAATTAATTTATGCCTTCAATGGCACTGGAAAAACGCGTCTATCTCGTAAGTTTAAAGAGTTAATAGCACCAAAAAATTCAGAGGAGGATACTGGTGAACAAGAAGCTTCTGGTATTAAAATAATGTATTACAATGCCTTTACTGAAGATTTGTTTTATTGGGATAATGATTTACCTAACGATAGAGAAAGGAAATTATTAGTCCACTCGAATGGTTTTACTGATTTAGCTCTTGGATTTTTAAAAGATGAAAGTCAAGATGGTAACATTATAAGTAATTTTCAACATTACACAACTTCTAAAATAACTCCATCTTTTAATGATGACTTTTCTGAAATTACATTTGCTTATCAAGGTGGCGGTGATAATAGTGAACAAAATATAAAAATTTCAAAAGGTGAAGAAAGTAACTTTATCTGGTGTGTGTTTTATAGTTTGATAGAACATATTGTTCAGCTATTAAAAGAAAATGAGGATGAAAGGTCTTCAGATAAATTCAATGATTTAGAATATATTTTTATAGATGACCCTGTTAGTTCTTTAGATGATAATCATTTAATTGAGTTGGCAGTAGATTTGGCAACGTTAATTAAGAATGCAAAAGAAACCAATTTGAAGTTTATTGTCTCAACTCATAACCCATTGTTTTATAATGTGTTATTTAATGAGTTGAATCGTGTAGGAAATACAAGAAGATACCGATTTCAGAAATTAAATGATGGAACTTACTTGTTAGAGGACTCAAAGGATTCACCTTTTTCCTATCATGTTTTTTTACTAGATGAACTTAAAAATGTTGTTAGTACACGCAATTTATATAAATATCACTTTAACCTGTTAAGAAATGTTTTAGAGAAAACTTCAACTTATTTGGGATATAATCATTGGGAAGACCTAATTAAGCTATATGTCTCTGCTGAAGAAATATCAGTCGCGATTCGCCTTATTAATTTATACAGTCACAGTAAGTTTTCTGGAGATGAAATGTCCACTATCCAAGAAAGTGAAAAAGATATTTTCATAAAAGTTTTCAATCAGTTTTTACTTAAACATAGTTTCAAATTACAATTGACAGAAAGTTCAGGTACTGAAACGGAAATAAGACAATCAGAACATGCAACAGTATAA
- a CDS encoding restriction endonuclease subunit S, with translation MSYLDKLLEGHEVEWKTLGEYTDYEQPTKYRVNSKEYKDEYETPVLTAGKTFILGYTDETNGIYKASEKPVIIFDDFTTANKWVDFDFKVKSSAIKLITSKDESLALLKYIYYWLNTLPNGLVDGDHKRQWISSYANKKFPIPCPENPKKSLKIQQKIADILDKFAELTAELTAELTAELTARKQQYTYYREQLLSFDENEVEYEDLGNLAENLDSMRKPITSGLREPGNIPYYGASGIVDYVKGYIFEGDFLLVSEDGANLIARNTPIAFSISGKNWVNNHAHVLKFNSYAERRFVEYYLNSIDLIPYISGAAQPKLNKKNLNRIKIPNPSIQVKERIVAILDKFDVLTTSITEGLPKEIELRQKQYEYYRELLLTFPNTEN, from the coding sequence ATGAGTTATTTAGATAAATTATTAGAGGGACATGAGGTTGAATGGAAAACTTTGGGTGAATATACAGATTATGAACAACCTACAAAATACCGTGTAAACTCTAAAGAATACAAAGATGAATATGAAACACCTGTTCTGACTGCAGGTAAAACATTTATTTTAGGATATACGGATGAAACTAATGGCATATATAAAGCATCTGAAAAACCTGTAATAATTTTCGATGATTTTACGACAGCCAATAAATGGGTTGACTTCGATTTTAAAGTGAAGTCTTCTGCAATTAAGTTGATAACTTCTAAAGATGAGTCTTTGGCTTTGCTGAAGTATATATATTATTGGTTAAATACATTACCAAATGGATTAGTGGATGGTGACCATAAACGACAATGGATTAGCAGTTATGCCAACAAAAAATTTCCTATCCCATGCCCAGAAAACCCTAAAAAATCTCTAAAAATCCAACAAAAAATAGCTGATATTCTCGATAAGTTTGCAGAGCTTACAGCAGAGCTTACAGCAGAGCTTACAGCAGAGCTTACAGCGCGTAAACAGCAATATACCTATTATCGAGAACAGTTGTTGAGTTTTGATGAGAATGAGGTTGAGTATGAAGATTTAGGGAACTTAGCTGAAAACCTTGATTCAATGCGTAAACCTATAACAAGTGGTTTAAGAGAGCCGGGTAACATACCCTATTATGGAGCATCGGGTATAGTTGACTATGTTAAGGGGTATATTTTTGAAGGAGATTTTTTATTAGTTTCAGAGGATGGTGCAAATTTAATTGCACGAAATACACCAATAGCATTTAGTATAAGTGGAAAAAATTGGGTAAATAATCATGCTCACGTTTTGAAATTTAACAGTTATGCGGAAAGAAGATTTGTTGAGTATTACCTAAATAGTATAGACCTAATACCTTATATCTCCGGTGCAGCTCAACCAAAATTAAATAAGAAAAATCTAAACAGAATAAAAATCCCTAATCCTAGTATTCAAGTAAAAGAACGCATCGTTGCCATCTTAGATAAATTTGATGTCCTTACTACATCTATTACAGAGGGTTTACCAAAAGAAATAGAACTAAGGCAAAAACAATACGAATATTACCGTGAGTTATTGTTAACCTTTCCAAATACAGAAAACTAA
- a CDS encoding type I restriction-modification system subunit M, with amino-acid sequence MTSIAQRAELQSQIWKIANDVRGSVDGWDFKQFVLGTLFYRFISENFTNYIEGGDDSVNYPNLSDDVITSEIKDDAIKTKGYFIYPSQLFVNVVKNANDNPNLNTDLAAVFSAIESSAMGYPSEEDIKGLFADFDTTSNRLGNTVPLKNDRLAKVLKGVDGLRFGNFEDNQIDLFGDAYEFLISNYAANAGKSGGEFFTPQNVSKLIAQLAMHGQTTVNKIYDPAAGSGSLLLQAKKHFDSHIIQEGFYGQEINHTTYNLARMNMFLHNINYDKFHIVHGDTLIHPELGDEKPFDAIVSNPPYSVKWIGSEDPTMINDDRFAPAGVLAPKSKADFAFVLHALSYLSSKGRAALVCFPGIFYRGGAEQKIRKYLVDNNFVETVISLAPNLFYGTSIAVNILVLSKKKTDTKTQFIDASGEDYFKKETNNNVMTDTHIEKVMKMFDSKGEVAHVATTIDNTKIAENDYNLSVSSYIEAEDTREKIDILKLNNEITTTVKKIDKLRADIDEVIKEIEA; translated from the coding sequence ATGACAAGCATAGCACAAAGAGCTGAATTACAAAGTCAAATATGGAAAATTGCCAACGATGTACGTGGCTCTGTAGATGGATGGGATTTTAAACAATTCGTATTAGGAACGCTGTTTTACCGTTTCATTAGTGAAAATTTCACCAATTATATTGAGGGAGGCGATGATAGCGTAAATTACCCCAACTTATCAGACGACGTTATAACTTCCGAAATAAAAGATGATGCGATTAAAACAAAAGGGTATTTCATTTATCCTAGTCAGTTGTTTGTAAATGTGGTTAAAAATGCAAACGACAACCCAAACTTAAACACCGATTTGGCTGCTGTATTTTCTGCTATAGAAAGTTCTGCTATGGGTTATCCATCAGAAGAAGATATTAAAGGATTATTCGCAGATTTTGATACTACGAGTAATCGCCTAGGTAATACTGTACCGCTCAAAAACGACCGTTTGGCGAAAGTGCTTAAAGGCGTTGATGGCTTAAGATTTGGAAACTTTGAAGACAATCAAATAGACCTGTTTGGCGATGCCTATGAGTTTCTAATCTCCAATTATGCTGCCAATGCAGGGAAGTCTGGTGGTGAGTTTTTCACGCCTCAAAATGTATCCAAACTCATTGCGCAATTGGCAATGCATGGGCAAACAACGGTAAACAAAATTTATGACCCTGCAGCGGGCTCGGGTTCCTTACTATTACAGGCTAAAAAACATTTTGACAGTCATATTATACAGGAAGGGTTCTATGGGCAGGAAATTAACCATACCACCTACAATTTGGCACGTATGAACATGTTTTTACACAACATCAACTACGATAAGTTTCATATTGTACATGGCGATACATTAATACACCCAGAGTTAGGTGACGAAAAACCATTTGATGCCATAGTGTCTAATCCACCGTATTCTGTAAAATGGATTGGTAGTGAAGACCCAACTATGATAAACGACGACCGTTTTGCACCTGCAGGAGTACTAGCACCTAAATCAAAAGCTGATTTTGCTTTCGTACTACATGCACTCAGTTATCTATCGAGCAAAGGTAGGGCTGCTTTGGTGTGTTTCCCCGGTATTTTTTACCGTGGTGGTGCAGAACAGAAAATTAGAAAGTATTTGGTAGATAATAACTTTGTGGAAACAGTCATTTCCTTAGCGCCAAACCTGTTTTATGGTACATCCATAGCGGTAAATATTTTGGTATTATCTAAAAAGAAAACAGATACCAAAACTCAGTTTATTGATGCCAGTGGCGAAGACTACTTCAAAAAAGAAACCAACAACAATGTGATGACCGACACCCACATTGAAAAGGTGATGAAAATGTTCGATAGCAAAGGAGAGGTAGCTCACGTAGCGACAACTATAGATAATACCAAGATTGCGGAAAACGATTATAATTTATCTGTAAGTTCATATATAGAAGCTGAAGATACCCGGGAGAAAATAGACATTTTAAAGCTTAATAACGAAATTACTACAACAGTAAAGAAAATAGACAAGTTACGTGCTGATATTGATGAAGTTATAAAAGAAATTGAGGCATGA
- a CDS encoding HTH domain-containing protein: MTFHKLAELVLKDSEIPLTISEIWEIAVNKGLDSKLNSKGKTPNATLGARLHVIARDNPKGIFKTVGRRPKRFYLSSKEYNIDFSEYEAGKTEEETKIITKNKSNYKYTERDLHHFLAHFAFYSLKSFTKTISHSKSEKKKFGEWVHPDMVGCEFPIDEWDDSVLKLSSSIGNTSIVLQSFEIKKELNLSTLREKFFQAVSNSSWANESYLVSAEISEDEEFRLELERLSSAFGIGVIHLDIFEPNNSKVILLPEYRENLDWETLNKLVQMNPDFKNFIKRIEIDLKSHEIRKEMYDKILEDEKLIKLIKNIS, from the coding sequence ATGACATTCCATAAACTTGCAGAATTAGTTCTTAAAGATTCAGAAATACCTTTAACTATTTCTGAAATTTGGGAAATAGCAGTGAATAAAGGGTTAGACTCTAAATTAAACAGTAAAGGTAAAACCCCTAATGCCACACTAGGTGCAAGACTTCATGTAATTGCTCGTGATAATCCAAAAGGAATTTTTAAAACTGTTGGAAGAAGGCCTAAAAGATTTTACCTATCAAGTAAGGAGTATAACATAGATTTTAGTGAATATGAAGCTGGCAAAACTGAAGAAGAAACAAAAATAATTACTAAGAATAAATCAAATTATAAATATACAGAAAGAGATTTACATCATTTTTTAGCACACTTTGCTTTTTATTCCCTTAAGTCCTTTACAAAAACAATAAGTCATTCAAAATCAGAAAAGAAAAAATTTGGAGAATGGGTTCATCCAGATATGGTAGGTTGCGAATTTCCAATCGATGAATGGGATGATAGTGTTTTAAAACTCAGCAGTTCTATAGGCAACACCTCAATTGTACTTCAGTCCTTTGAAATAAAGAAAGAACTTAATCTTTCAACCCTTAGAGAAAAGTTTTTTCAAGCAGTCTCTAATTCTTCTTGGGCCAACGAGAGTTATTTAGTTTCTGCTGAAATATCTGAAGATGAAGAGTTTAGACTTGAACTTGAAAGGCTTTCATCTGCATTTGGAATTGGAGTAATACATTTAGACATTTTTGAGCCGAATAATTCAAAAGTGATATTACTACCTGAATATAGAGAAAACTTAGATTGGGAGACTTTGAATAAATTAGTACAAATGAACCCCGATTTTAAAAACTTCATCAAAAGAATTGAAATTGATTTAAAAAGCCATGAAATTAGAAAAGAAATGTACGATAAAATACTGGAGGATGAAAAGTTAATTAAATTGATAAAAAACATTTCGTAA
- a CDS encoding helix-turn-helix domain-containing protein: MDKNLNKAVTKTSLRWKKRAKEDRTNRRNISRAQDFALELLEYMESNKIKQVDLANKMGVSAQQVNKILRAKANLTFDTLDKIADALEVSITSPKIKPISNIHKSVLHYSMQVVHKRKQKVIEEIVTSKRITKRNPVLNTNMKNMDSYRYTANQI; this comes from the coding sequence ATGGATAAAAACTTAAATAAGGCAGTTACTAAAACATCTCTGAGGTGGAAAAAACGAGCAAAAGAAGATCGTACCAACAGACGAAATATTTCAAGAGCTCAAGATTTCGCTTTAGAGCTATTGGAGTACATGGAATCAAATAAGATTAAACAAGTTGATTTAGCAAATAAAATGGGAGTAAGTGCACAACAGGTTAACAAAATTTTACGCGCAAAAGCTAACCTAACATTTGATACTTTAGACAAAATCGCTGATGCACTAGAGGTGAGTATTACCTCCCCAAAAATTAAGCCGATTTCGAATATACATAAATCTGTCCTTCATTACTCTATGCAAGTTGTTCATAAGCGTAAACAAAAGGTAATAGAAGAAATCGTTACTTCAAAAAGAATCACTAAACGGAATCCTGTTTTGAACACCAATATGAAAAATATGGATTCGTATAGATATACAGCAAATCAAATTTAG
- a CDS encoding helix-turn-helix domain-containing protein produces MTKDQLKKKVGKRIIELRNKKGWNQSDLARACGKDRQAIEKLENGKVNPTIYSLYELAKVLEVDLFVLLKF; encoded by the coding sequence ATGACAAAGGATCAATTAAAAAAGAAAGTAGGAAAACGAATCATTGAATTAAGAAATAAGAAAGGATGGAATCAGTCCGATCTTGCTCGTGCTTGTGGTAAAGATAGGCAGGCCATTGAAAAATTAGAAAATGGAAAGGTTAATCCAACTATTTATTCTTTATACGAATTAGCTAAAGTTCTGGAAGTAGACTTATTTGTTTTGCTTAAGTTTTAA